In Bacillus sp. FJAT-45037, the following are encoded in one genomic region:
- a CDS encoding helix-turn-helix transcriptional regulator gives MLESKIDECIKRSGYRRDFVADHMEIKKQQLSNWCTGRSKPRVDDLFKLAKLLNCKVDDLYTFLDKD, from the coding sequence ATGCTTGAAAGTAAGATTGATGAATGTATTAAGCGATCAGGATATAGGAGGGACTTTGTAGCAGACCATATGGAGATAAAGAAGCAGCAGTTAAGCAATTGGTGTACTGGACGTTCGAAGCCTAGGGTTGATGATCTTTTCAAGTTGGCTAAGTTACTCAATTGTAAAGTAGACGATTTATATACTTTCTTAGACAAGGACTGA
- a CDS encoding helix-turn-helix domain-containing protein: MNSSKYIAEKLKRGREKKQLNQSELARILNVSAVTISRYEKGHAVPPIDLAFKLSEILEINLNEIVPNYNFFKSLEIDGWIMELATADFQTREKMRKIWEGMRIQQSLKDYY, encoded by the coding sequence ATGAACTCATCCAAATACATAGCTGAAAAATTAAAAAGAGGAAGAGAGAAAAAACAATTAAATCAATCTGAACTTGCGCGTATTTTAAATGTTTCTGCTGTCACGATAAGCCGCTATGAAAAAGGGCATGCCGTTCCACCGATTGACCTCGCTTTCAAGCTATCCGAAATTCTAGAAATTAACCTCAATGAAATTGTCCCGAATTATAATTTCTTCAAAAGTCTTGAAATTGATGGATGGATCATGGAATTAGCCACGGCTGATTTTCAAACTAGGGAAAAAATGAGAAAGATATGGGAAGGAATGAGGATCCAACAATCTCTTAAAGATTATTATTGA
- a CDS encoding N-acetylmuramoyl-L-alanine amidase family protein — MVKIMIDPGHGGSDPGAQANGLREKDLVLTIGLAMRDYLIAEYENVEVRMTRDTDSFLTLEQRANLANAWGADYFISVHVNAGGGTGFESFIHTTRSTGSVNAQNIVHDEILKLIGVTDRGKKEANFSVLRNTSMPAILTEVLFIDRTTDAARLRDPNFLITAAQGHVNGLAKAFNLKRRGGTVGANTHLSEGQERDRQLVIDYGLTDGRNPRNQVDNLYVWQMMAQLIRKIESGEIKSK; from the coding sequence ATGGTAAAAATTATGATTGATCCCGGACATGGGGGAAGTGATCCGGGAGCACAAGCAAACGGTTTACGAGAAAAAGATCTAGTATTAACGATAGGGTTAGCAATGCGAGATTATCTTATTGCAGAGTATGAGAATGTAGAAGTGAGAATGACGCGAGATACGGACTCCTTTTTAACTCTAGAGCAACGTGCAAATCTAGCCAACGCATGGGGAGCTGACTACTTTATTTCTGTCCATGTGAATGCGGGTGGGGGAACAGGATTTGAATCTTTTATCCACACAACTCGTTCAACTGGATCAGTAAATGCTCAGAACATTGTTCATGACGAAATTTTGAAGTTGATTGGTGTTACTGATCGTGGGAAGAAAGAGGCGAACTTTTCCGTACTTCGAAACACAAGCATGCCGGCTATTTTAACCGAAGTATTGTTTATTGATCGTACAACAGATGCGGCTAGGTTGAGAGATCCCAATTTCCTCATCACAGCAGCACAAGGGCATGTAAATGGATTAGCAAAAGCATTTAATCTTAAGAGAAGAGGTGGTACCGTGGGAGCAAATACACACTTATCAGAAGGACAAGAACGTGACCGTCAATTAGTAATAGATTACGGCTTAACAGATGGTCGTAATCCTCGTAATCAAGTAGATAACCTGTATGTGTGGCAGATGATGGCTCAGTTAATTCGTAAGATTGAGAGTGGAGAGATTAAAAGTAAGTAA
- a CDS encoding phage holin family protein produces the protein MEQLTLWFNRESLDVIHMYLFGGVKFLDLLALLMLIDIATGITRAIKEKRLRSRTAYFGYARKIGAFGIIIVANIIDIILDLNGAVAIATVFFYISVESLSILENYTQIGGKVPNAIKDSLQVIDTSNSKGDEKHD, from the coding sequence ATGGAACAATTAACACTATGGTTTAATCGAGAAAGTTTAGATGTCATACACATGTACTTGTTTGGCGGAGTAAAGTTTTTAGATCTTTTAGCTTTACTGATGCTTATCGATATAGCTACTGGTATAACTAGAGCAATAAAAGAAAAAAGGTTAAGAAGTCGAACAGCTTACTTCGGATATGCTCGAAAGATAGGTGCTTTTGGGATAATTATAGTAGCTAATATTATTGATATCATATTGGATTTGAACGGTGCGGTAGCAATAGCTACGGTGTTTTTTTATATTTCTGTTGAAAGTTTGAGTATCTTAGAAAACTACACTCAAATTGGTGGTAAGGTACCAAATGCCATTAAAGATAGCTTGCAAGTGATTGATACGAGTAACTCTAAAGGAGATGAAAAGCATGACTAA
- a CDS encoding phage tail spike protein — protein MTKNITQVASTYIGQTERTEKKAVVNPIVHVLDYKTENIVATLENKEETAVFFEDVHTESLENNLETFDFNMQANVKEAEYVSKRNRIIIPGEDGFFREFIISETHQSSNKIKEVYSTASYEELAKQKVIDPVVLEGQTVNTSLDFALIGTEWTRGITEYAGARKLTLEDHTNPFKLLKQIATLFELELRFRVEIRGSRIVGRYVDLITKRGIDGKKEVELGKDLINITRKEKTDEIVTALVGIGPEREDGTRHIVRIQDDEARERWSRDGRHLWDIYMPETNDLDMTVERLTELTQSALDKRINSVIMYEADTASIEHIFGYEHEKIRLGDYTRVKDTSFIPPLYLDARVVTIERSVSDASQKKYFLGDFIEYSEDEIMATFKHLRAILARKINEGNVREITYDKGEIDRRDEDTYNRGTDYSDDRAKEAEDKAKDYVDEKTEGITEDVKEQMSQFYEKKIYRGGTTPQSPDPYDLWLDESSNPPVWKRFVGGQWVKFTRTNMSELQGQVVESQIANQAIVSRALADVAVTMNKIANGAVGTEKLAAFAVVADKIMANAVTAGKIAANAITAREIKAGTITALEIAAGTITTDLISAAGIDAGVIKAGILSGVTLDLDTDARIGRYLYVGRNHSNHNQENGIFLATGTSIRAVNQDLMLSSIRSTRIGGSNAYVNTNQLTGEVTIFGQANAKLETGMQIWGNLTKTTSERGYCGVGGHDFRSGGSVAGQGVNFKVNKTYTPSSISFTLNNRSHTNLTPSVFHIAQEGFFFGLEGQGSNTYMFWRGWYQA, from the coding sequence ATGACTAAAAACATTACTCAGGTTGCCAGCACCTACATCGGACAAACGGAACGCACCGAAAAGAAAGCAGTCGTTAATCCAATTGTCCATGTGCTGGATTACAAAACGGAAAATATTGTAGCGACACTTGAAAACAAAGAAGAAACGGCTGTTTTCTTTGAAGATGTCCATACGGAGTCACTAGAAAACAACCTTGAAACGTTTGATTTCAATATGCAAGCAAATGTGAAAGAAGCTGAATATGTCTCTAAACGAAACCGTATCATCATACCCGGTGAGGACGGTTTTTTTCGTGAGTTCATTATTAGTGAAACTCATCAATCCAGCAATAAGATCAAAGAAGTATATAGCACAGCTTCTTATGAAGAACTTGCAAAGCAGAAAGTGATTGATCCCGTGGTGCTTGAAGGTCAAACGGTTAACACATCGTTGGACTTTGCGCTTATTGGTACAGAATGGACTAGAGGGATCACTGAATATGCAGGTGCTCGTAAGCTTACCTTAGAGGATCACACCAATCCTTTTAAGCTTCTGAAACAGATTGCTACTCTATTTGAATTAGAGTTGCGTTTTCGAGTAGAGATCAGAGGCAGCCGCATTGTTGGTCGTTATGTGGACTTGATTACTAAACGTGGAATTGATGGCAAGAAAGAGGTTGAGCTTGGCAAGGATTTAATCAATATCACACGTAAGGAAAAGACAGATGAGATTGTAACGGCTCTAGTCGGTATCGGTCCTGAAAGAGAAGATGGGACAAGGCATATCGTCCGTATTCAAGATGATGAAGCGAGAGAGCGTTGGAGCCGTGATGGTCGTCACCTGTGGGATATCTACATGCCTGAGACGAACGATTTAGATATGACTGTTGAACGTCTTACAGAGCTTACGCAATCTGCCTTAGATAAGCGTATCAACTCTGTTATTATGTATGAAGCAGATACAGCGAGTATAGAACATATCTTTGGCTATGAGCATGAGAAGATAAGGCTAGGCGACTATACGAGGGTGAAAGATACGTCCTTTATTCCCCCGCTTTATTTAGATGCTCGAGTCGTAACGATTGAGCGTTCTGTATCAGATGCCAGTCAAAAGAAATACTTTCTCGGTGATTTCATTGAGTATTCAGAAGATGAGATCATGGCTACATTTAAGCATCTACGTGCCATTCTTGCTCGTAAGATCAATGAGGGAAATGTCAGAGAGATCACCTACGATAAAGGAGAGATTGATCGACGGGATGAAGATACCTATAACCGTGGCACTGATTACTCAGATGATCGAGCCAAAGAAGCGGAGGATAAAGCAAAGGATTATGTAGATGAGAAGACAGAGGGCATTACAGAAGATGTAAAAGAACAAATGTCTCAGTTTTATGAGAAGAAAATTTATCGGGGTGGTACAACGCCTCAGAGTCCTGATCCTTATGACCTTTGGCTAGATGAAAGTTCTAATCCTCCAGTGTGGAAACGATTTGTCGGTGGTCAGTGGGTAAAGTTTACTCGAACAAACATGAGTGAATTACAGGGGCAGGTTGTAGAAAGTCAGATTGCGAATCAAGCCATCGTATCAAGAGCATTAGCCGATGTTGCAGTCACGATGAATAAGATAGCAAACGGGGCAGTAGGAACAGAGAAGCTTGCTGCTTTTGCGGTTGTAGCTGATAAAATCATGGCAAATGCAGTGACAGCAGGAAAAATTGCCGCCAATGCTATAACTGCTAGAGAAATTAAGGCAGGGACAATTACTGCATTAGAAATTGCCGCAGGCACAATAACTACTGACTTAATTAGTGCTGCTGGTATCGATGCAGGAGTGATCAAAGCGGGCATTTTATCGGGGGTCACTCTAGATTTAGATACGGATGCAAGAATCGGAAGGTATCTGTACGTTGGACGTAATCACAGCAATCACAATCAAGAAAATGGAATTTTTCTTGCAACAGGAACTAGTATTCGAGCCGTGAATCAAGATCTAATGTTAAGTTCTATCCGTTCTACTAGAATTGGTGGATCAAATGCCTATGTTAATACGAATCAGCTAACTGGAGAAGTAACGATATTCGGTCAAGCAAATGCCAAGTTAGAAACAGGTATGCAAATATGGGGGAATCTTACGAAGACCACCTCGGAGCGTGGGTATTGTGGTGTAGGTGGGCATGATTTTCGATCTGGAGGATCAGTAGCCGGTCAAGGAGTGAATTTCAAGGTGAATAAAACATACACTCCTTCCAGTATTAGCTTTACGTTAAATAATAGAAGTCATACCAACTTAACCCCATCAGTTTTCCATATCGCACAAGAAGGATTTTTCTTTGGTCTTGAGGGGCAAGGTTCTAACACGTATATGTTTTGGAGAGGATGGTACCAAGCGTGA
- a CDS encoding phage distal tail protein yields MKISYAGRELLNVEVGGSFRIPSFSNEFERSQNINGRLLVKKRRTISTEFDLPLIIKNRYAKRSSDEIINSIVNYFDYDEPQPLQFEGRKWYWMARVEGPFEVKQTARGFEEITVRVILEDPYKYGEERSGSFPSELLTITNEGTAPTYPVFKATVKESITNLDIVTDQGYMRIGQPLSVEEAVFAPETLILRDTLSSLTGWTAANDVEGGIVAGQMHTDGESFRAQSYGQGANWHGPAVKKSLASTLQDFKIDVYCSLKTTEVSEAGRLEITLLDINNNPIGKVAMKDLRVTTDENTGEARAGALLGGHHLINTSGVRPGVWNHFYGIMRLQRQGTKWHAYIAKIDIHNGHRHNTVWQEVYVDVNERYMNQLAQVQIHIGQHGTKHWVRDIAVHEIRVWRLNQQQGIPYIAHAGDEIEIDHRTNDIRINGEDAKHLKDFGASFFALHKGDNIISYSSSGEVELSMEWRERFK; encoded by the coding sequence TTGAAAATAAGCTATGCAGGGCGTGAGTTATTAAACGTGGAAGTGGGGGGATCTTTTAGAATCCCCTCATTTTCTAACGAGTTTGAGCGGTCACAAAATATAAATGGACGTCTCCTAGTAAAGAAGAGAAGGACTATTTCAACAGAATTTGATTTACCTTTGATCATCAAAAATCGTTATGCGAAAAGATCAAGTGATGAAATAATCAACTCAATAGTTAATTATTTTGATTATGACGAACCGCAACCTTTACAATTCGAGGGTAGAAAATGGTATTGGATGGCAAGGGTTGAAGGTCCATTTGAAGTTAAACAAACTGCTAGGGGATTTGAAGAAATAACGGTAAGGGTCATACTAGAAGACCCATATAAATATGGAGAAGAGAGATCCGGCTCATTTCCTTCTGAACTACTAACCATCACTAATGAAGGCACAGCTCCCACGTACCCAGTGTTTAAAGCGACGGTGAAAGAATCCATCACAAATTTAGATATTGTAACGGATCAAGGCTACATGAGGATTGGGCAACCTTTGTCAGTAGAGGAGGCAGTATTTGCACCTGAAACACTTATCCTACGAGATACGCTAAGCAGTTTAACAGGTTGGACAGCAGCTAATGATGTGGAAGGTGGAATTGTAGCCGGTCAGATGCATACGGATGGGGAGAGCTTTCGAGCGCAGTCATACGGTCAAGGCGCTAATTGGCATGGGCCAGCGGTTAAAAAGAGTCTAGCGAGTACGTTACAAGATTTTAAGATCGATGTCTATTGCTCTCTCAAAACAACAGAGGTTTCAGAAGCAGGACGCTTGGAAATTACTCTTTTGGACATAAACAATAATCCAATCGGCAAGGTAGCCATGAAAGACTTGAGAGTCACAACAGACGAAAATACCGGGGAAGCAAGAGCTGGAGCACTATTAGGTGGCCATCATCTCATTAACACATCGGGTGTGCGTCCTGGTGTATGGAATCACTTTTACGGGATTATGCGTCTGCAACGCCAAGGAACCAAATGGCATGCATACATTGCTAAAATTGATATTCACAATGGACATAGACACAACACCGTATGGCAAGAGGTCTACGTGGACGTGAATGAGCGATACATGAATCAATTAGCGCAGGTACAGATCCACATTGGTCAGCACGGTACCAAACATTGGGTAAGAGATATTGCTGTTCATGAAATTAGAGTATGGCGTTTGAATCAGCAACAAGGCATTCCTTATATTGCTCATGCGGGTGATGAAATCGAAATTGACCACAGAACCAATGACATTCGAATCAATGGGGAAGATGCGAAGCACTTAAAAGATTTTGGTGCTTCTTTTTTTGCACTTCACAAAGGGGACAATATCATTAGTTATAGCTCAAGTGGTGAAGTCGAGTTAAGTATGGAGTGGAGAGAACGTTTTAAGTAA
- a CDS encoding peptidoglycan DD-metalloendopeptidase family protein translates to MTDRIKGLSIGLDLDTVQVERGLTGLKQSLKTVNSEMRANMSQFDKSDRSVGKYEKRLEGLNKKIEVQTKITSEAEKKYKDMVAQHGEGSKEAQRAAIEYNKQAAELNNLKSYTEGVTKELKALREEQRIANSSWTKTGQKIDETGKKMSAVGGNMQSVGKVWTTAVLGIGAAAAGVGVSLFALTNKVTENADSIAKGAKKMGVSTDFYQEMDYWASQNGISQDIMENSLKRLNQRMGEAANGNKKYSNALTKLGVNMDGVREGTVSTEDAFAQSIQSLSEMTSEQEKSALAAELFGSKMAQDLMPALQDGSLTIDEAKQKAEELGIVMSEDQLKAAEAFQDAQDDIKRAMGGVVNSIGLEVMPHFQRLLDWVLANMPQIRETIQNAMDQVIERISVFMKWWRELSDGAKRWIGIAAGAAIAVGPLLLAFGSALKIMGPLVSVFGQLSMWVGRVGGLMPALKIAFTALTGPVGITVAIIAALTAGFITAYRSSDIFRERVHAALDGAKKAFQMAIDFIKPVIENLVKQIKAFGDSILKFWNENKESIQQAVENIMSFVLDLLQGMFKIAKKFMPLIEMIFKNAWAVITLVFEVAKNTIMGIIQIFAGLFTGDTKKMIQGVKTIFSGGFKAIIDFFGSLKDNSLKLVSQLLGGFTSYVTNLKDNGINRIKVMRDDIVTRVTNLKDNFLSLGTNIRDSVTGHFTNLKDNTIKRVLDMRTEAVRRFTVMKDRFFDVGRDIRDNLKSRFDDMVTAAKELPGRIGDGIKNMASKATSGVKSFANSIGSTLETGINKVVGGMNNLLGKIGVSLTIPKINIPQYAKGTKNHPGGPAVVGEEGQELAHIPGKGYTILGLKGAELLNLPKGSSVLPNKETERLLTDGMGLPGYKTGVGRAFDWAKGKAQSGWQNAKSLASDAVGWLLDAPKKLFDKAMEFVGVSMPKADDFGGSIMRGSFTGLRDAVVEMLKGVQSEVSPGNPTFGAPFRMTSPFGWRTHPVLGTRRFHSGIDYAAPTGTPLLSQSAGTVSFNGWMGGYGNTVMVKSGMFDHLYAHNSRNIARTGQSISKGQLLGLVGSTGMSTGPHVHYEVRKNGKAINPKGFKTGGLIKEAMMTMLGDGGYPEYVIPTDPARATDAMKLLALAGRDIERNGGAKRPHQLPSVNFNEDNKVIELLKQLIEHLTKENEYSQKMIDLLMKLVDKDLIAVLETRSTAKGLYKDIREFIDRDEGRRRG, encoded by the coding sequence ATGACAGATAGGATAAAAGGTCTTTCAATTGGCTTAGATTTAGATACGGTACAAGTTGAACGAGGATTAACAGGATTAAAACAGAGCCTTAAAACCGTAAACTCAGAAATGAGAGCGAATATGTCTCAATTTGACAAGAGCGATCGGTCAGTGGGCAAGTATGAAAAAAGACTAGAAGGCTTGAACAAAAAGATTGAAGTACAAACCAAGATCACTAGCGAAGCCGAGAAAAAGTACAAAGATATGGTTGCACAGCATGGCGAAGGTTCGAAGGAAGCGCAAAGAGCCGCAATAGAGTACAACAAACAAGCAGCTGAGCTAAACAATTTAAAGAGCTATACCGAGGGCGTAACAAAGGAATTAAAAGCATTACGTGAAGAACAACGTATAGCTAACTCATCTTGGACGAAAACAGGTCAAAAAATAGATGAAACAGGAAAGAAAATGTCTGCTGTCGGCGGGAATATGCAATCCGTTGGGAAGGTATGGACGACCGCTGTTTTAGGTATAGGCGCAGCCGCTGCTGGTGTAGGTGTATCATTATTTGCACTTACAAACAAAGTAACTGAAAACGCTGATTCCATTGCAAAAGGCGCCAAAAAAATGGGTGTATCTACAGACTTTTATCAAGAAATGGACTATTGGGCGAGTCAGAACGGTATAAGTCAAGACATCATGGAAAACTCATTGAAACGATTGAATCAACGCATGGGCGAAGCGGCTAACGGAAACAAAAAGTATTCTAATGCCCTAACTAAATTAGGCGTGAATATGGATGGTGTGCGAGAAGGTACGGTTTCTACCGAGGATGCCTTTGCTCAATCTATCCAAAGTTTATCGGAAATGACAAGTGAACAAGAAAAGTCTGCTTTGGCGGCTGAATTATTTGGTTCTAAGATGGCACAAGATTTAATGCCAGCGTTACAAGATGGTTCACTAACCATTGACGAAGCGAAGCAAAAGGCAGAAGAACTAGGTATCGTTATGAGTGAGGATCAATTAAAAGCAGCAGAAGCTTTTCAAGATGCTCAGGACGACATTAAACGTGCAATGGGCGGTGTAGTAAACTCTATTGGTTTAGAGGTTATGCCACACTTTCAAAGATTGCTTGATTGGGTTCTTGCAAACATGCCTCAGATTCGAGAGACGATTCAAAATGCTATGGACCAAGTAATTGAGCGAATTAGTGTCTTTATGAAATGGTGGAGAGAACTGTCTGATGGCGCGAAACGATGGATAGGGATTGCCGCAGGTGCAGCAATAGCAGTAGGTCCCCTATTATTAGCGTTCGGTTCAGCCTTAAAAATTATGGGTCCCCTAGTATCTGTATTTGGTCAGCTTTCAATGTGGGTTGGTCGTGTAGGTGGATTGATGCCAGCACTTAAAATAGCATTTACCGCATTGACGGGACCGGTAGGGATAACGGTTGCTATTATCGCGGCTTTAACAGCCGGATTTATAACCGCTTATCGTTCTTCAGATATTTTCCGTGAACGTGTTCATGCGGCACTAGATGGGGCAAAAAAAGCCTTTCAAATGGCGATTGATTTCATTAAGCCAGTCATTGAAAATTTAGTCAAACAGATCAAAGCATTCGGTGATTCTATACTGAAATTTTGGAATGAAAATAAAGAATCGATTCAACAAGCGGTAGAAAATATCATGAGTTTCGTACTGGATTTGCTACAAGGCATGTTCAAAATCGCGAAAAAATTCATGCCGTTAATTGAAATGATTTTTAAAAATGCTTGGGCTGTTATCACTCTAGTTTTTGAAGTTGCGAAAAATACAATTATGGGTATCATTCAAATTTTCGCAGGTCTTTTTACTGGCGATACAAAGAAAATGATCCAGGGTGTAAAAACCATCTTCAGTGGTGGGTTTAAAGCCATTATAGATTTCTTTGGTAGCTTGAAAGATAACTCTCTAAAACTCGTATCTCAATTGCTTGGTGGGTTCACTTCATACGTAACCAACCTAAAAGACAACGGGATTAATCGTATTAAGGTCATGAGAGATGATATTGTTACTCGTGTAACTAACTTAAAAGATAATTTCCTCTCTTTAGGCACAAATATTCGTGATAGCGTAACAGGGCACTTCACGAATTTGAAAGACAACACGATCAAGCGAGTCCTTGACATGCGTACTGAAGCCGTTCGCCGATTCACCGTTATGAAAGACCGTTTTTTCGATGTCGGCCGTGATATACGAGATAACTTAAAATCTCGTTTCGATGATATGGTCACAGCAGCCAAAGAGCTACCAGGACGCATAGGTGACGGAATCAAGAATATGGCTTCAAAAGCTACATCAGGAGTCAAGTCTTTCGCCAATTCGATCGGGTCAACCTTAGAAACTGGTATAAATAAAGTTGTTGGTGGAATGAATAATTTACTCGGTAAGATTGGGGTAAGTTTAACGATTCCTAAGATTAACATTCCGCAGTATGCAAAAGGGACGAAGAATCATCCTGGTGGTCCTGCTGTCGTCGGGGAGGAAGGACAAGAGCTTGCTCACATACCAGGTAAAGGTTATACAATCCTTGGATTAAAAGGTGCTGAGCTTCTTAACTTACCTAAAGGTTCAAGCGTACTCCCTAACAAAGAAACAGAACGATTACTAACCGATGGCATGGGCTTGCCAGGCTATAAAACAGGCGTAGGTCGTGCATTTGATTGGGCAAAAGGTAAAGCTCAATCAGGATGGCAGAATGCTAAAAGCCTTGCTAGCGATGCAGTTGGTTGGCTATTAGACGCACCTAAAAAACTATTCGATAAGGCTATGGAGTTTGTAGGAGTGTCGATGCCGAAAGCTGATGATTTTGGCGGTAGTATCATGAGGGGATCATTCACCGGTTTACGTGATGCGGTTGTTGAAATGTTAAAAGGCGTTCAAAGTGAAGTGTCTCCAGGCAATCCCACATTCGGAGCTCCATTCCGTATGACTTCTCCATTTGGATGGCGTACACATCCAGTCTTAGGTACACGTAGATTTCACTCTGGTATTGATTACGCTGCCCCTACTGGAACTCCTTTACTCTCTCAAAGCGCAGGAACCGTATCATTCAATGGATGGATGGGCGGTTATGGAAATACGGTTATGGTCAAGAGCGGAATGTTTGATCATTTGTATGCTCATAACAGTCGGAATATTGCTCGTACTGGACAATCCATTTCAAAAGGGCAGCTATTAGGATTAGTCGGTTCAACAGGCATGAGTACAGGTCCGCACGTTCACTATGAAGTGCGTAAAAATGGTAAAGCGATTAATCCAAAAGGGTTTAAAACAGGTGGCTTAATTAAAGAAGCGATGATGACGATGCTTGGTGACGGTGGTTATCCTGAGTATGTGATTCCTACTGATCCTGCTCGTGCTACAGATGCTATGAAACTTCTTGCCTTAGCAGGTCGAGATATCGAGCGAAATGGTGGAGCGAAAAGACCTCATCAACTACCTTCGGTTAATTTTAACGAAGATAATAAAGTTATTGAGCTTTTAAAACAGCTAATTGAACATCTCACAAAAGAGAATGAATACTCTCAAAAGATGATTGATTTGCTTATGAAATTGGTAGATAAAGATTTAATTGCAGTACTTGAAACAAGGAGTACAGCCAAGGGACTTTATAAAGATATAAGAGAATTTATAGACCGGGATGAAGGTAGAAGGAGGGGGTGA
- the gpGT gene encoding phage tail assembly chaperone GT, whose amino-acid sequence MDLMENGKDVNEVLSMPFHYVVEILRDKNKPQEEQSLISAFGG is encoded by the coding sequence ATGGACCTTATGGAAAACGGTAAGGACGTAAACGAAGTGTTAAGCATGCCATTTCATTATGTGGTGGAGATATTAAGAGATAAAAACAAGCCACAAGAAGAACAATCCTTAATCTCTGCTTTTGGTGGATAA
- the gpG gene encoding phage tail assembly chaperone G, whose product MAQLKRNVIELVKNVEEVQKGGAVILEKYWTPLFIPFSKVRQALQLQADMAKDEDASELEMMEMLADFVAKEIYNNQFTIDDLYDRLHAPDALEALQAQLMFVAQGDQTNATKKYLESQN is encoded by the coding sequence ATGGCACAGTTAAAAAGAAACGTTATCGAGTTAGTTAAAAATGTTGAAGAAGTTCAAAAAGGTGGGGCGGTTATTCTTGAAAAATATTGGACACCGCTTTTCATCCCATTTAGTAAAGTACGTCAAGCATTGCAACTGCAAGCAGATATGGCGAAGGACGAGGATGCTTCTGAACTTGAAATGATGGAAATGCTTGCTGACTTTGTGGCGAAAGAAATCTATAACAATCAATTTACAATTGATGATTTATATGATCGTTTGCATGCTCCTGATGCTTTAGAAGCGTTACAAGCTCAATTAATGTTTGTTGCGCAGGGGGATCAAACGAATGCAACAAAAAAGTATTTAGAGAGTCAGAATTAA
- a CDS encoding major tail protein gives MPEKNYRSATGVDKFYYAPLNNLNVAEGTPERVKFLQTVTVEMPQEPVRAYGDNRVAEIAVAAGDITVNAAFHKLPEEDKAVLLGLDKLEGVYAHGSSDAPPYVAVVFARTYQDGSTEWVGLTKGMFLRPNKSAQTKQGSVEFGPDEISAAFMDREVEGFDDEKSVLFAKDAKGETTNRDALFNMIFGSAYPTDIPEGA, from the coding sequence ATGCCAGAAAAAAATTATAGATCCGCAACAGGTGTAGATAAGTTTTACTATGCACCGTTAAATAATTTAAATGTAGCAGAAGGTACGCCAGAAAGAGTGAAATTCCTTCAAACTGTCACGGTGGAAATGCCACAAGAACCAGTTAGAGCATATGGTGATAACCGGGTTGCGGAAATTGCTGTTGCTGCTGGTGACATTACAGTTAACGCAGCATTTCATAAGCTCCCTGAAGAGGATAAAGCGGTATTGCTAGGGTTAGATAAGCTTGAAGGAGTTTATGCTCATGGTTCAAGCGATGCGCCGCCTTATGTTGCGGTTGTCTTTGCAAGAACCTATCAAGATGGATCTACCGAGTGGGTAGGACTTACAAAGGGAATGTTCTTGCGTCCTAATAAAAGCGCTCAAACAAAACAAGGAAGCGTGGAATTTGGTCCTGATGAAATTTCGGCAGCCTTTATGGATCGTGAAGTTGAAGGTTTCGATGATGAAAAATCTGTTCTTTTTGCTAAAGATGCAAAGGGAGAGACAACGAACCGTGATGCGTTATTCAATATGATCTTTGGATCAGCATATCCAACAGACATTCCAGAGGGGGCTTAA
- a CDS encoding HK97-gp10 family putative phage morphogenesis protein gives MSGIRIDGMDELLAELDKRYGKEAMEIKVDQALKKGAEVFESELKREFAKFKDTGASIYEITVSEPLDYGGKRTIRVHWKGPKSRYRIIHLNEFGTVQNPNPPGKGAVARAERSAREAYQRVIREELGRG, from the coding sequence ATGAGTGGGATTAGAATTGATGGTATGGATGAACTATTAGCTGAGTTAGATAAACGTTATGGCAAAGAAGCTATGGAGATTAAAGTAGACCAAGCTTTAAAAAAAGGTGCAGAAGTTTTCGAGTCGGAACTTAAACGAGAGTTTGCGAAGTTCAAAGATACAGGCGCATCTATATATGAAATTACGGTCTCTGAACCGCTTGACTATGGTGGTAAACGTACGATTCGAGTGCATTGGAAAGGTCCGAAAAGTCGTTACCGCATCATTCACTTAAACGAGTTTGGAACAGTTCAGAACCCTAACCCTCCTGGTAAAGGCGCTGTTGCTAGGGCAGAAAGATCAGCAAGGGAAGCCTATCAACGTGTGATACGTGAAGAATTAGGGAGGGGTTAA